GAACTGCGGCGGGTGACGCTCGACGGGTCGGGCAGCACGGGCGAGTCGAGCTACGCCTGGAAGCAGGTGGGCGGCCGGACGGTGACGCTGTCGGATGCGGACACGGCGACGCCGTGGTTCGACACGCCTTTGGTGTCCGCGGACGAAGTGCTGACGTTCCGGCTGACGGTGACGACCGATTGCGATACCACCACGGACACCGACGACGTGCGGGTGACGATCCGGGACAACCGCGCGCCGGAGCCGAAGGGCACGATTCCGGCGCAGCCGGTGCGGAAGGGGGAGTCGGGGACCGTGTCGGTGTCGGGTTACTTCCAGGATCGGGACGGCGACGCCCTGACCTATACGGCCACGTCCTCCGCCACGGGCGTGGCGAGCGTCAGCGTCACCGGGAGCACGGTGAAGTACACGGGGAAGACGGTGGGGAGCGCGCAGGTGACCGTGATGGCGAGGGACCGGTACGGCGCGACGGCCAAGCAGGAGTTCAGGGTCACGGTCACGACCCCGCCTCCGACGAACCGCGCTCCGGTGATCGAGAGCGTTATCCCGGCGCGCGCGGTGGTGGCCGGGGACTCGGTGGCGGTGAGGGTGTCGCCGCACTTCAGCGATCCCGACAGCGACGCGCTGACGTACACGGCATCCTCGTCCGCCCGGACCGTGGCGACGGTGAGGGTGAGCAATGACACGGTGTGGGTCCGGGGTGTGTCGAAGGGGAGCGCCGACGTGACGGTTGCCGCCGCGGATCCGCGCGGCCTGTCGGTCTCGCAGGACTTCAAGGTGACCGTGAGTCAAGGGAACGCCGCGCCGGAGGTGGTGAGCGCGATTCCGGCGATGACGCTCGCGGCGGGCGACTCGATGGTGGTGGACGTGTCTTCGCACTTCCGGGACCCGGACGCCGACGCGCTCATCTACGAAGCGCAGTCGTCGAACGAGTCGGCGGCGACGGTGAAGGCGGACGGGAGCGAGGTGACGGTGAGGGGCGTGTCTCCCGGCGAGTCGCGGGTAACGGTGACGGCCCGCGACACGCACGGCGCTTCGGCGTCGCAGGGCTTCGATGTGACGGTCGAGGAGGCGAACGAGGCCCCGGAGGTGGTGAAGCCGATTCGGGCGATGACGCTCGCGCCGAAGGAGCATTCGCTGGTGGACTTGGCGGAGCACTTCTACGACCCGGACGGTGACGACCTCGGGTACGGCGCGGTCTCCTTGAACGAGTCCGTGGCGACCGTTCGGGTGCGGGAGGACCGGCTGACGGTGACGGGCGTGCTCCGTGGTGCCTCGCCGGTAACGGTCACGGCGGAGGACGGGCGCGGCGGGTCGGTGTCGCTGGAGTTCGTGGCGACGGTTCCCAACCGCGCGCCGGAGCGGCTGGGCACGATTCCGGACCGGACGATCGAGCGGGGCGACACGGCGAGCGTGGCGGTTCCGGGATACTTCGGGGACCTGGAGGGCGACACGCTGACGTACACGGCGGTCTCCTCGGACGGAGACGTGGTGGCGGTGGGCATGGCCGGGAACCGTGCGAGGTTCGAGGGCATCCGGAAGGGCGTTGCGAAGGTGACCGTGACAGCGGACGACGGGCACGGCGGGCGCACGGACCAGGAGTTCGTGGTGACGGTCGAGGGCGCGAACGAGCCGCCGAGGGTGGCGGGCGCGATCCCGGCGCTGACGGTCGCTCGGGGCGAGACGGTGGTGGTGGACGCATCGCCGCACTTCCGGGATCCGGACGGGGACACGCTGCGGTACGAGGCGTCGTCGTCGAACGAGGCGGCGGCGACGGTGAAGGTGAGCGGGAGCGAGGTGTTGGTGACGGGCGTGTCTCGGGGCGAGAGCCTGGTGACGGTGACGGCGCGGGACCCGGAGGGCGCGTCGGTCTCGCAGGCGTTCCTCGCGACGGTGCCGAACACTCCGCCGGTGGCGGTGGGCTCGCTCGATCCGTTGACGCTGGACCACGGCACGTCGGCGCTGGTCGAGGTGTCGAGCGCGTTCAGCGATCCCGACGGGGACAGCCTCGCCTACCGGGCGTCCTCGTCGGACGGGAATGTGGTCCATGTGGCGGCGAGAGGGAGCCAGGTGGCGGTGAACGGCCTGAAGCGGGGCGAAGCGACCGTGACCGTGACGGCGGACGACGGCCACGGCGGCACGGTCGAGCAGGCGTTCGAGGTGACGGTCCGGAACGCGGCGCCGAGGTTCGGCCTGCCCGCCTACGAGCGCGAGGTGGCGGAGAACTCGGCGGCGGGCACGGCGGTCGGCGATCCGGTGACGGCTTTCGACACGGGCGGCGACGCGCTGACGTACAGCTTCGCTGGGCAGGGCGGCGGCCCGTTCGGGATCGTGGCGTCGAGCGGCCAGATCACGGTGGCCGCGGGCGCGGCGCCGGACTACGAGCGCGGCGACACGTTGCACGCGGTGCGGGTGGTGGCAAGCGACGGGACGCTTGCGGACACGGTGGGGGTCACGATCCGGGTGACGGACGTACCCGCGCCGGGCAAGCCGGCCGCGCCGACCGTGACGGGCGGAACCGGAGAGGTGGAGGTGTCGTGGAGCGCGCCCGCGAACGAGGGGCCGGAGATCACGAACTACGATCTCCGGTACCGGGCGAAGGCGGACGGCGATTGGACGGAACCGACGGCGGTGGGCGCGGTGCTGGCGGACAAGATCACGGGACTCGATGCGGGCACCACGTACGAGGCGCAGGTGCGCGCGAAGAGTTCGGAGGGCGCGAGCGAGTGGTCGGAGCCGGGCGAGGGGACGACGGATCCGGACAACCGGTCGCCGTCGTTCGACGCGGAGACCTACGAGCGCGAAGTGCCGGAGAACTCGGCTCCCGGCACGGAGGTCGGAGCGCCGGTGACGGCCACCGACGACGACCAGGACGACTTGACGTACAGCCTCGTCACCGGCGGGGACGAAGCGCCGTTCGTGATCGACGGGGCGACCGGCCAGGTCAAGGTCGCCGAGGGCGCGGCGCTGGACTACGAGAGCGGCAAGACGGCCTACGAGGTGAGCGTCCGGGCGAGCGACGGGACGCTTGCGGCCACGGCGGCGGTGACGATCCGGGTGACGGACGTGCCCGCCCCGGGCAAGCCGGACGCGCCGACCGTGACGGGCGGAACCGAAGAGGTGGAGGTGTCGTGGACCGCGCCCGTGAACGAGGGGCTAGAGATCACGGACTACGATCTGCGCTACCGGGCGAAGCCGGGCGGCGAATGGAAGGACGCGCCCGTGGTGGGCGCGATGTTGACCCACACGATCACCGGACTGGAGGCGGGCACCACGTACGAGGCGCAGGTCCGAGCGATCAGTTCGGAGGGCGCGGGCGAGTGGTCGGAGCCGGGCGCGGGGACGACGGATCCGGACAACCGGGCTCCGTCGTTCGATGCGGAGGCCTACGAGCGCGAGGTGCCGGAGAACTCGGCTCCCGGCACCGTGGTGGGCGAGCCCGTGACGGCCACCGACGACGACCAGGACGACTTGACGTACCGCTTCGCCGCCGGAGGCGAGGCACCGTTCGAGATCGACGGGACGACGGGCCGGATCACGGTGGCGGAAGGCGCGGCGCTGAACTACGAGAGCGCGGACACGCTGTTCACGGTGCGTGTCGAGGCGAGCGACGGCGAGCTTGCGGACACGGCCTCGGTGACGATCCGCGTGACGAACGCGGACGATCCGGGCACGGTCACGCTTGACCCGGAGGTGGCGCGCGTGGGCGTCGAGATGACCGCGACCCTGACGGACGAGGACGGCGTGCGCGGCGGGGGAACGAGCCGAAAGTGGCAGCGCTCGGCCAACGGCAGCGCCTGGAACGATGTCGGCAGGGGCCGGATGTACAACCCGGTGACGAGCGACGCGGGCAGGTGGCTGCGCGTGGTGTTCACCTACTCCGACCGCCATGGGCCGGGCAAGTGGGCCGTGAGCGCGGCGTTGAAGGTGCAGCCCGGAAACGCGGCGCCGTCGTTCGCCGAGGACGCCTACGAGCGCGAGGTGCCGGAGAACTCGCCGGGCGGCACGGCGGTGGGCGAGCCCGTGACGGCCACCGACGGCGACAACGACGACCTGACGTATGCGTTCGTCCCCGGCGGAGCCGAGGTCCCGTTCGAGATCGACGGGGAGACTGGCCGGATCGCGGTGGCCGAGGACGTGGCGCTGAACTACGAGAGCGGCGACACGCTCCACGCGGTGCGCGTCGAGGCGAGAGATGGGACACTGGCGGACACCGCCACGGTGACGATCCGCGTGACGAACGCGGACGACCCCGGCACGGTCACGCTTGACCCGGAGGTGGCGCGGGTGGGCGTCGAGATGACCGCGACGCTGACGGACGAGGACGGCGTGCGCAACGCGGGCAGGCAGCGCCGATGGCAGCGCTCGGCCAACGGCAACTCGTGGAACGAGGTCGGCAGGGGCCGGATGTACAACCCGGTGACGGCCGACG
The Candidatus Palauibacter australiensis genome window above contains:
- a CDS encoding cadherin domain-containing protein; protein product: MTWLILTAAAAPDRVSAEAAAPLISDTLKVTLAAPDGGTVEEGKTGHFEVSVTGSTTEGAVTVRYSISGTAVAGEDYTALSGEATVAQGDSRARIALAAIDDGILDIGETVVLTLTTATGPATVVADQTPAKVTILDDGSLSVSLTPMPDTIGEGSAWSSTVRLSTPVADQVSVRWWTTDGTALAGRDYTAADEVVSFQPGETSKPISVQTLQDAVAEPVEVFYVSLDPASLAAGAATASAASVNADARAAFIQCTVAFPDDVQTMFTLNENVPSGTVVDTVAAETHSIAFYSITGGQNKFAINSVTGEIRTTGTLNRSSYHITVSVSDDCGGSDSVHVTIKVNRTPDADAGDDQTVVEKDEVILDGTGSTDPDDDDLEYSWTGPLTLANPNTATPRFTAPDVDKTTRYKFTLTVTDPGGLSDSDDVTITVEENGDPDVEAEASPNPAKEGTTVSLVGDATDPQGDRMNYRWEQTAGAPQVSITNSTSLGASFRAPDVDQDTDLTFELTAKDWREGSGSASVTVTVLNDQAPVFDPASYSAELRTTASVGDPVTTVYAKDPEGKKVTYSLSGSDKFRIDANSGEITVAGTLSATTYNLTATAKDPALNEGTAPVKVVVKTPPDEAPVFKPSSYSAELLTTAAVDDPVTTVYAEDPEGKKVTYSLSGSDKFRIDANSGEITVAGTLSATMYNLTATAKDPALNEGTAPVKVVVKTPPDEAPVFKPSSYSAKLLTTASVDDHVVTVSAKDPEGKKVTYSLSGSNKFQIDANGGEITVAGSLDATTYNLTATARDPARNEGTASVKITVEPGGTTCTAPIANAGNNRTARELRRVTLDGSGSTGESSYAWKQVGGRTVTLSDADTATPWFDTPLVSADEVLTFRLTVTTDCDTTTDTDDVRVTIRDNRAPEPKGTIPAQPVRKGESGTVSVSGYFQDRDGDALTYTATSSATGVASVSVTGSTVKYTGKTVGSAQVTVMARDRYGATAKQEFRVTVTTPPPTNRAPVIESVIPARAVVAGDSVAVRVSPHFSDPDSDALTYTASSSARTVATVRVSNDTVWVRGVSKGSADVTVAAADPRGLSVSQDFKVTVSQGNAAPEVVSAIPAMTLAAGDSMVVDVSSHFRDPDADALIYEAQSSNESAATVKADGSEVTVRGVSPGESRVTVTARDTHGASASQGFDVTVEEANEAPEVVKPIRAMTLAPKEHSLVDLAEHFYDPDGDDLGYGAVSLNESVATVRVREDRLTVTGVLRGASPVTVTAEDGRGGSVSLEFVATVPNRAPERLGTIPDRTIERGDTASVAVPGYFGDLEGDTLTYTAVSSDGDVVAVGMAGNRARFEGIRKGVAKVTVTADDGHGGRTDQEFVVTVEGANEPPRVAGAIPALTVARGETVVVDASPHFRDPDGDTLRYEASSSNEAAATVKVSGSEVLVTGVSRGESLVTVTARDPEGASVSQAFLATVPNTPPVAVGSLDPLTLDHGTSALVEVSSAFSDPDGDSLAYRASSSDGNVVHVAARGSQVAVNGLKRGEATVTVTADDGHGGTVEQAFEVTVRNAAPRFGLPAYEREVAENSAAGTAVGDPVTAFDTGGDALTYSFAGQGGGPFGIVASSGQITVAAGAAPDYERGDTLHAVRVVASDGTLADTVGVTIRVTDVPAPGKPAAPTVTGGTGEVEVSWSAPANEGPEITNYDLRYRAKADGDWTEPTAVGAVLADKITGLDAGTTYEAQVRAKSSEGASEWSEPGEGTTDPDNRSPSFDAETYEREVPENSAPGTEVGAPVTATDDDQDDLTYSLVTGGDEAPFVIDGATGQVKVAEGAALDYESGKTAYEVSVRASDGTLAATAAVTIRVTDVPAPGKPDAPTVTGGTEEVEVSWTAPVNEGLEITDYDLRYRAKPGGEWKDAPVVGAMLTHTITGLEAGTTYEAQVRAISSEGAGEWSEPGAGTTDPDNRAPSFDAEAYEREVPENSAPGTVVGEPVTATDDDQDDLTYRFAAGGEAPFEIDGTTGRITVAEGAALNYESADTLFTVRVEASDGELADTASVTIRVTNADDPGTVTLDPEVARVGVEMTATLTDEDGVRGGGTSRKWQRSANGSAWNDVGRGRMYNPVTSDAGRWLRVVFTYSDRHGPGKWAVSAALKVQPGNAAPSFAEDAYEREVPENSPGGTAVGEPVTATDGDNDDLTYAFVPGGAEVPFEIDGETGRIAVAEDVALNYESGDTLHAVRVEARDGTLADTATVTIRVTNADDPGTVTLDPEVARVGVEMTATLTDEDGVRNAGRQRRWQRSANGNSWNEVGRGRMYNPVTADEGKWLRLVITYSDGHGSGKRAVSAAVKVLPANARPSFGAAYEREVPENSPGGTNVGAPVAATDPDSPSLSYSFAEGGDEALFGIVEATGQITVADGAALDYESGDTLLAVRVEASDGELADTASVKIRVTNADDPGKIALS